The following coding sequences are from one Paenibacillus tundrae window:
- a CDS encoding HAD family hydrolase, whose translation MPDVRGLKWLFFDVGDTLVDEWEPVDDIIGQFVREACALGYPVQIETVREIFVTCYRNYEAWPMKVAIRTLISDEQHREQIQAKLKFRKELEQPYACAGSVLKSLSRYYRIGIIANQSPGTEERLERYGLRKYVNVLACSAEEGVSKPDRELYAVALKQAGCKAEEAVMIGDRIDNDIVPAKKLGMRTIRILQGYGRFQPELEDQDHPDWTIDNLEQLLPLLLPDQD comes from the coding sequence GTGCCAGATGTACGTGGGTTAAAATGGTTGTTCTTCGATGTAGGAGATACGCTAGTGGACGAATGGGAGCCTGTAGACGATATTATCGGTCAGTTCGTGAGAGAAGCCTGTGCACTTGGATATCCGGTGCAGATCGAGACTGTACGGGAGATATTTGTCACCTGTTACCGAAACTACGAGGCATGGCCAATGAAAGTGGCGATACGTACGTTGATTAGCGATGAACAGCATAGAGAGCAGATCCAGGCTAAATTAAAGTTTCGTAAAGAGCTTGAGCAACCCTATGCGTGTGCTGGTTCAGTGCTGAAATCACTGTCACGATATTATCGAATTGGCATCATTGCTAATCAGAGTCCGGGTACGGAGGAACGGTTAGAGCGTTACGGCTTGCGTAAGTATGTGAATGTACTTGCTTGTTCTGCTGAAGAAGGAGTGTCTAAGCCTGATCGTGAACTGTATGCAGTGGCATTGAAGCAGGCGGGATGCAAGGCTGAGGAAGCAGTTATGATCGGAGATCGCATCGATAATGACATCGTTCCGGCGAAGAAGCTGGGAATGCGAACGATACGCATTTTACAGGGGTATGGACGGTTCCAGCCTGAGCTTGAAGATCAGGATCACCCGGATTGGACAATTGATAATTTAGAGCAGCTTCTTCCTTTGCTTTTACCAGATCAAGACTAG
- a CDS encoding Nramp family divalent metal transporter: MAPSLGEAHSSMKVPQNAAWWKKFLAFVGPGYLVAVGYMDPGNWATDIAGGSQFGYTLLSVILISNLMAVVLQSLAGKLGIVTGRDLAQACRERFSMPVVIMLWVLCELAIAATDLAEVIGSAIALKLLFNIPMLYGVIITAVDVLLILVLQNKGFRALETLVIVLMATIALCFGIDLFLAKPDMGGVLHGFVPSTEILQNPAMLYIAIGIIGATVMPHNLYLHSSIVQTRQIEQTPQGKKEAIRYTTMDSTIALTLALFINAAILIVSAAVFHSAGMTQVAEIADAYHLLTPLLGTTVASVLFGVALLASGQNSTLTGTLAGQIVMEGFLNIRIPAWLRRLVTRLIAIIPAVIVTAIAGEHGTEELLILSQVVLSLQLPFAVIPLVMFTSDKKSMGAFANKLWLKITSWIIAAVIVVLNVYLIIQTIALF, translated from the coding sequence ATGGCTCCTTCCCTCGGGGAAGCTCATAGCTCCATGAAGGTTCCTCAGAACGCAGCTTGGTGGAAAAAGTTCCTCGCCTTTGTTGGCCCGGGCTACTTGGTAGCTGTCGGATATATGGACCCCGGCAACTGGGCAACAGATATCGCAGGTGGTTCACAGTTTGGTTATACACTACTGTCCGTTATTCTAATCTCGAACCTGATGGCTGTTGTGCTGCAATCACTCGCGGGTAAGCTCGGGATCGTCACAGGACGCGATCTAGCTCAAGCCTGTCGTGAACGCTTCAGTATGCCGGTGGTTATTATGCTCTGGGTACTCTGCGAACTTGCCATTGCAGCCACCGATCTCGCGGAAGTTATTGGTTCCGCTATTGCCTTGAAGCTGCTGTTCAACATTCCGATGTTATATGGCGTGATTATTACAGCTGTGGACGTACTATTAATCTTAGTGTTACAGAATAAAGGCTTCCGGGCGCTCGAAACCCTTGTAATTGTGCTTATGGCGACTATCGCCCTTTGTTTCGGTATTGATCTATTTTTAGCAAAACCCGATATGGGCGGAGTGCTTCACGGTTTTGTACCTAGCACTGAAATTCTACAGAATCCGGCGATGCTCTACATCGCGATTGGTATTATTGGAGCTACCGTCATGCCGCATAACTTGTATCTGCATTCCTCCATTGTGCAGACACGTCAGATCGAACAGACACCGCAGGGTAAAAAAGAAGCCATTCGTTATACAACGATGGATTCCACGATTGCACTTACACTCGCGCTGTTCATCAACGCAGCGATCTTGATCGTATCTGCGGCAGTATTCCATAGTGCTGGTATGACACAGGTTGCCGAGATTGCAGATGCTTACCATCTGCTCACACCCCTGCTCGGTACCACTGTTGCAAGTGTTCTGTTCGGCGTTGCTCTATTGGCATCAGGTCAAAACTCGACACTCACTGGCACTCTGGCCGGACAGATTGTTATGGAAGGGTTCCTCAACATTCGAATTCCTGCATGGCTGCGACGTCTAGTCACTCGCCTGATTGCAATCATTCCTGCCGTCATTGTGACCGCTATTGCAGGAGAGCATGGAACAGAGGAACTTCTGATCCTAAGCCAAGTTGTACTTTCCTTACAGCTTCCTTTTGCGGTTATTCCGCTGGTCATGTTTACAAGTGATAAGAAGAGTATGGGTGCATTCGCTAACAAACTGTGGTTGAAAATTACGTCCTGGATCATCGCTGCAGTCATCGTTGTCCTGAATGTGTATCTCATTATTCAGACCATCGCGCTGTTTTAA
- a CDS encoding organic hydroperoxide resistance protein yields the protein MEALYTATATVKGGRTGSVTSSDGVLQHDLKMPKELGGSGGEGTNPEQLFAAGYGACYESALANVARKAGVKLENVVVTSNVSIGKDPADDGFQLSVRLDVSMPGVDHSQAEDLARKAHDFCPYSKATRGNIDVVLNVV from the coding sequence ATGGAAGCTTTATATACAGCAACAGCAACGGTTAAAGGTGGACGTACAGGCTCAGTAACTTCTTCGGACGGCGTACTTCAGCATGATCTGAAAATGCCTAAAGAGCTGGGTGGCTCTGGCGGTGAGGGAACGAACCCTGAACAACTCTTTGCAGCCGGATATGGGGCATGTTACGAGAGTGCACTAGCTAACGTAGCGCGCAAAGCGGGTGTGAAGCTGGAGAATGTCGTTGTAACAAGTAATGTATCCATTGGTAAAGACCCTGCGGATGATGGATTCCAACTGTCTGTGCGTCTCGATGTAAGTATGCCGGGAGTGGATCATAGTCAAGCAGAGGATCTCGCTCGCAAAGCTCATGATTTCTGCCCTTACTCCAAAGCGACTCGTGGCAATATTGACGTTGTATTGAATGTAGTATAA
- a CDS encoding zinc ribbon domain-containing protein, translated as MSIEEMIERRFVCTKCRGTDCDIKEVSMSGAGLSKVFDIQHNHYLFITCTSCGYVEVFNPDVLKGKKQGQVGTILDILFGG; from the coding sequence ATGAGTATTGAAGAGATGATCGAACGTCGGTTTGTATGTACAAAATGCCGAGGAACCGATTGTGATATTAAGGAAGTGTCGATGTCGGGAGCGGGTTTAAGCAAAGTATTTGATATTCAGCATAATCATTATTTGTTCATCACGTGTACTTCCTGTGGGTATGTAGAGGTGTTTAACCCGGATGTGCTCAAGGGAAAAAAACAAGGACAGGTAGGGACGATTCTGGATATTTTGTTTGGAGGTTAA
- a CDS encoding thiol-disulfide oxidoreductase DCC family protein produces MTANDIDQHQGHPIVLVDGVCHFCQGITKWIIKRDPEGKYHFASLQSDIAKELLRKGNLSPDQMDTFVLIEDGVYYTRSTAALRLAKGLKFPYPLLYGLIIVPKFIRNAVYNLVARNRYKWFGKDEACMLPTPEIKERFLEM; encoded by the coding sequence ATGACAGCTAATGACATCGATCAGCATCAAGGACACCCTATTGTGCTCGTGGACGGCGTATGCCATTTCTGCCAGGGCATTACCAAATGGATTATTAAGCGTGATCCAGAAGGCAAATATCATTTTGCATCACTGCAGTCCGATATTGCAAAGGAATTACTGCGGAAGGGTAATCTTTCGCCAGATCAGATGGATACATTTGTACTTATTGAAGACGGCGTTTATTATACGCGCTCTACAGCAGCGCTTCGTTTAGCCAAAGGTCTCAAGTTCCCATACCCCTTGTTATACGGGTTAATCATTGTTCCCAAATTCATACGTAATGCTGTATATAATCTGGTTGCTCGCAATCGTTATAAGTGGTTTGGTAAGGATGAGGCTTGTATGTTGCCGACACCAGAGATCAAAGAACGTTTTTTAGAAATGTAG
- a CDS encoding DUF6612 family protein, translating to MKKWTTLIIGALLSISLAACGNDTDNSAATPPANNESTNEATNEGTATEQQETAAIPTLDELINKTNEATKAMKSFTTDANIDQNLKLEAGDQSQDQEVKTSLKMDIIKDPMMIYQEMKVEMAGQEAQNVKQYITSDNIYSQVGDQWVTIPEDQTKELIEQMQASMNPEAELEQFKKIAEDTKITEEGDNYVINADVSGDNVKELAKSVMEQNGSDAQTQAMLEQMNITSMKMKYMVNKETYLPAATDVTMVMEMEQNGQKVTMDMKMNSTFSNHDQVEEIKVPQEALDSAK from the coding sequence TTGAAGAAGTGGACTACATTAATTATCGGGGCGTTATTATCAATCAGCTTGGCTGCATGCGGAAACGATACAGATAACAGTGCTGCAACGCCGCCAGCAAACAACGAATCAACCAATGAAGCAACGAACGAAGGTACAGCAACTGAACAACAGGAGACGGCAGCAATCCCTACGCTCGACGAATTAATTAACAAAACAAATGAAGCAACCAAAGCGATGAAGAGCTTCACAACGGATGCAAATATCGACCAAAATCTGAAGCTTGAGGCTGGTGACCAGTCCCAGGATCAAGAGGTTAAAACCTCGTTGAAGATGGATATCATTAAAGATCCAATGATGATCTATCAAGAGATGAAGGTCGAAATGGCTGGACAGGAAGCACAGAATGTGAAGCAATATATTACTTCGGATAATATCTATTCACAAGTTGGCGATCAGTGGGTTACGATTCCTGAAGATCAAACCAAGGAACTGATCGAGCAGATGCAAGCTAGTATGAATCCGGAAGCGGAACTGGAGCAATTCAAAAAAATCGCTGAAGATACGAAGATTACAGAAGAGGGCGACAATTATGTGATCAACGCAGACGTATCGGGCGATAATGTGAAAGAATTAGCCAAATCCGTCATGGAACAAAATGGATCAGATGCTCAGACTCAAGCGATGCTGGAGCAAATGAACATTACGAGCATGAAGATGAAGTATATGGTTAACAAAGAGACATATCTGCCTGCAGCTACCGATGTAACTATGGTAATGGAGATGGAGCAGAATGGACAAAAAGTAACCATGGATATGAAGATGAACTCAACCTTCTCCAATCATGACCAAGTAGAAGAGATCAAGGTTCCACAAGAAGCATTAGATAGCGCGAAGTAA
- a CDS encoding VOC family protein — protein MIQYAHLHHVSLAVRDLEIAKQFYSGLLQMQEIERPPFRSTGIWYAIGSQQLHLLQHPEGHTLREAGIDTTDGHFAIWVTSYQETIDWLTKQGIEYEARPDSVAGFAQIFVLDPDRNIIEFGALYNS, from the coding sequence ATGATTCAATATGCACATTTACATCATGTCAGTCTGGCTGTACGTGATCTGGAGATTGCGAAGCAATTTTACTCCGGACTACTGCAGATGCAGGAGATTGAACGTCCGCCTTTTCGTTCTACAGGCATATGGTACGCCATTGGAAGTCAGCAGCTGCATTTGCTCCAGCATCCAGAAGGGCATACGCTGCGTGAAGCGGGGATTGATACGACGGATGGGCATTTTGCCATCTGGGTTACAAGCTATCAGGAAACAATAGACTGGCTCACGAAGCAAGGCATTGAATACGAAGCGAGACCGGATAGTGTGGCTGGCTTTGCACAGATTTTTGTGCTTGATCCGGATCGTAACATTATTGAATTTGGCGCGTTATATAATTCCTAA